In a single window of the Candidatus Eisenbacteria bacterium genome:
- a CDS encoding DUF4139 domain-containing protein, which yields MRAIRLFRGAVWGILLLVNAAAASGESPRVAVTVYNRDLGVVRERRVIELRRGDVLYSFTDVAAEIDPTSVHFRAVDGRGDLEVLEQNYEYDLVSSDKLFDKYVGSPVDVFFSRSGDVLSGTLLARRGGLILQDAGGERVSVVLGDLRNVEIHGDAADFVTRPTLVWTLRNESAGARTVEVEYLTGGMNWHAEYVALANEENTTVEFAGWVSVDNRSGADYEEARLKLLAGDVGRADYVRGGRAEMDGVQFMAKAPQVEERALFEYHIYEVQRPTTLRDNQVKQILFVPNSAVPVTKEYLYQPTFGPDKIGVYLEFENREERGLGLPLPAGLVRVFQDDGRGGSEFIGEDRIDHTARNEKVRLRVGYAFDLVGERKVLAERRIADRVRERDVEIRLRNRKEEPVEIKVRERVEAEWSMEKESHPHRREDAGTAEWVVAVGADEEMVLTYTVRVRY from the coding sequence ATGAGGGCGATCCGTCTGTTCCGAGGGGCGGTCTGGGGGATTCTTTTGCTCGTGAACGCCGCGGCGGCTTCCGGCGAGTCGCCCCGCGTCGCCGTCACCGTCTACAATCGGGATTTGGGAGTGGTGCGGGAGAGGCGCGTCATCGAACTTCGCCGGGGGGATGTCCTTTACTCCTTCACCGACGTGGCCGCCGAGATCGATCCCACGTCGGTTCATTTCCGCGCCGTCGACGGCCGGGGCGATCTCGAGGTGCTGGAGCAGAACTACGAATACGACCTCGTCTCCAGCGACAAGCTCTTCGACAAATACGTCGGGAGCCCGGTGGACGTCTTCTTCTCCCGGAGCGGCGACGTTCTCTCCGGCACGCTGCTCGCGCGGCGGGGAGGGCTGATCCTCCAGGACGCCGGAGGAGAGAGGGTCTCGGTCGTGCTCGGCGATCTTCGGAACGTGGAGATCCACGGCGACGCCGCCGACTTCGTCACCAGGCCGACTCTGGTCTGGACCCTTCGAAACGAGAGCGCCGGCGCGAGGACCGTGGAGGTGGAGTACCTCACCGGCGGCATGAACTGGCACGCCGAGTATGTCGCCCTCGCGAACGAAGAAAACACGACGGTCGAATTCGCCGGCTGGGTCTCGGTGGACAACCGTTCCGGCGCGGACTACGAAGAGGCGCGGCTGAAACTGCTCGCCGGCGACGTGGGACGGGCGGATTACGTTCGGGGGGGACGCGCCGAGATGGACGGGGTTCAGTTCATGGCGAAGGCCCCTCAGGTGGAGGAGCGCGCCCTCTTCGAATACCACATCTATGAAGTGCAACGCCCCACCACGCTACGGGACAACCAGGTGAAGCAGATCCTCTTCGTGCCCAACAGCGCCGTGCCGGTGACGAAGGAGTACCTCTACCAGCCCACCTTCGGTCCGGACAAGATCGGCGTCTATCTCGAGTTCGAAAACCGCGAGGAGCGGGGACTCGGTCTGCCGCTCCCCGCCGGCCTGGTCCGCGTTTTTCAGGACGACGGCCGCGGCGGTTCGGAGTTCATCGGCGAGGATCGGATCGACCACACGGCGAGAAACGAGAAGGTTCGCCTACGGGTCGGTTACGCATTCGACCTGGTGGGAGAGCGGAAGGTGCTCGCCGAGCGGCGGATCGCCGATCGCGTGCGGGAGAGGGATGTGGAGATCCGCCTTAGGAACCGGAAAGAGGAACCGGTGGAGATCAAGGTGCGGGAGAGGGTCGAGGCGGAGTGGTCCATGGAGAAGGAGAGCCACCCGCACCGCCGCGAGGACGCCGGCACCGCCGAGTGGGTCGTCGCCGTCGGCGCCGACGAAGAGATGGTTCTTACCTATACCGTTCGGGTGCGCTACTGA
- a CDS encoding sensor domain-containing diguanylate cyclase: MKNKNTDYRRLLEEVLPVHLLGEGARRLVEESLGDESPRRLWETANLVLERLAARGFFVRGRENSDGVVYHDRRSLLKVVLRPPEKTAPDYAFRFRPLLTASYAAEGKGESLESVLTGVATRASEEDLGDALRKIAEYLRRALDPERVRFLTLDGEDPVPGLFDSWRTSRITEHFRDHLLAGGEPLYIPDLGADEDLREWARREGLGSAAVLPLRAGEEIFGVLEVHHAAVHPFGEEELGVLSLLAMLAAGRIRNARDLEKLIYVDILTGVFSRRFFEQQVLREVERANRESLFLALVMVDLDNFKQVNDRYGHLVGDTVLTRVARILQENVRKIDMVTRYGGEEFAILLPGASREQAKVICERLRSLVEDLPVPEPGHAEFRLTTSLGVSLYPDHAGETADPDTVRRELLQRSDQALYEAKRLGKNRVVFWNDSHART, translated from the coding sequence ATGAAGAACAAGAACACCGACTACCGCCGCTTGCTGGAAGAGGTTCTCCCCGTCCATCTCCTGGGCGAGGGGGCCCGCCGGCTCGTGGAGGAGTCCCTCGGGGACGAATCGCCGCGGCGGCTCTGGGAGACCGCGAACCTGGTGCTCGAGAGACTCGCGGCGCGGGGGTTCTTCGTGCGCGGACGGGAGAACTCGGATGGCGTAGTCTACCACGACCGCCGCAGCCTCCTCAAGGTCGTGCTCCGGCCTCCGGAAAAGACGGCGCCCGACTACGCCTTCCGCTTCCGGCCCCTTCTCACCGCAAGCTACGCCGCCGAGGGGAAGGGGGAGTCGCTCGAATCGGTCCTCACCGGCGTCGCCACCCGCGCCTCCGAGGAAGACCTGGGCGACGCGCTCCGCAAAATCGCCGAGTACCTCCGCCGCGCCCTCGATCCGGAGCGGGTTCGTTTTCTCACCCTCGACGGTGAGGACCCGGTACCCGGTCTCTTCGATTCCTGGCGCACATCCCGGATCACGGAGCATTTCCGGGATCATCTTCTCGCCGGAGGCGAACCCCTTTACATACCCGATCTCGGCGCCGACGAAGACCTCCGCGAGTGGGCCCGCCGGGAGGGTCTCGGCTCGGCGGCGGTCCTGCCGCTCCGCGCCGGCGAGGAGATATTCGGCGTCCTCGAGGTTCACCACGCCGCCGTGCATCCCTTCGGCGAGGAGGAATTGGGCGTCCTCTCCCTCCTCGCGATGCTCGCCGCCGGACGGATTCGGAACGCCCGGGATCTGGAAAAGCTGATCTACGTGGACATCCTGACCGGCGTTTTCTCCCGCCGTTTCTTCGAACAACAGGTGCTGCGCGAGGTGGAACGGGCGAACCGGGAGAGCCTCTTCCTGGCGCTGGTCATGGTGGATCTGGACAACTTCAAACAGGTAAACGACCGCTACGGCCACCTCGTGGGGGACACGGTGCTTACTCGGGTCGCCCGGATCCTTCAGGAAAACGTGCGGAAGATCGACATGGTGACGCGCTACGGCGGCGAAGAGTTCGCCATTCTCCTCCCCGGCGCGTCCCGGGAGCAGGCGAAGGTGATCTGCGAACGACTCCGCTCCCTGGTGGAGGATCTCCCCGTCCCCGAACCGGGTCACGCCGAGTTCCGCCTCACCACATCCCTCGGCGTTTCCCTCTACCCCGACCACGCCGGCGAAACGGCCGATCCGGACACGGTTCGCCGCGAGTTGCTGCAGAGATCGGACCAGGCGCTCTATGAGGCGAAACGCTTAGGCAAGAACCGGGTCGTCTTCTGGAACGACAGCCACGCCCGCACCTGA
- a CDS encoding DUF2723 domain-containing protein: MDTSIETPAAARTALVAFLAALALYAATVAPSIVPGDGPELTVAAWSLGVPHPSGYPTYTLLGRLFCLLPIGPVALRMNLFAVLAGAGAVGLLAGWLRGCGAGRAAAGIAAAAVGTGLTFWRESTSAEVYTLSALFLALLLVLLPERPNGRRWLLGGYVWGLALTNHIALALLAPAWLIQAARRGRPSRGTLAASALLFLMGLTPYLVLPVRASLHPLWNWGNPSTVDGLLAHVTGQGYWDYLGGGGLSRVWAWASGLSWQMSPLLWVALPLGLLLLRRGRRDLLLLVLGGSLLSLGYTFHFGIHDPEAYFLPVYLLFALPFALAVDGGARRFGPWALVAAALLVGAQAVRNAPLDNRRGPGILARFVEDALAAVEEGGGLVTEGDAETFGLVYSTTVEKKRTDVTLWNPVLDILPEGPLFRAVPPRGRGPLWKGETLRRAIAGGRPVYTIIESDPLRPAGARLEPWGILYRYLPTGVPVPDSRDALWARIEAEGYPRIGRGDGYLSKILAATYPLQRARHLLLRGAREEALLLIGEAARIGDGIAPVLNNAALAYRRAGENDRARSLLARAEETASDLLPTINLARIDREEGLGDRAEERYRRVAEADRRLRYTALLELGELLLETGRAEEADLLFQDAEVERPGETAPILGMARARIERGDLAGAAPQLARADHIRPGMIRIGDFLVADWRERSGDPDEAERIYRVLAGDPPRDAEALRLLALLRSERGAPEEADSLFDEARRLDPADPETDNAEAWALYRRGGDPERALLLVRRAREKDGSNASYADTEGAILLRLGRNEEAVDVLREAFRLGLRNAALRYRLGVALARSGRSGEAAPHLRIALSLDPKSPHAAEARKILSK, encoded by the coding sequence TTGGATACATCGATTGAAACACCCGCCGCGGCGCGGACCGCCCTGGTCGCTTTCCTCGCCGCCCTCGCGCTCTACGCGGCAACCGTCGCCCCGTCGATCGTTCCGGGGGACGGGCCGGAGTTGACCGTGGCGGCTTGGTCGCTCGGCGTGCCTCATCCCTCCGGGTATCCGACCTACACCCTTCTCGGCAGGCTGTTCTGTCTCCTCCCGATCGGGCCGGTCGCTTTGCGTATGAATCTATTCGCCGTCCTGGCCGGCGCCGGCGCCGTCGGGCTTCTCGCCGGGTGGCTTCGCGGGTGCGGCGCGGGGCGGGCGGCTGCCGGGATCGCCGCCGCGGCGGTCGGCACGGGTCTCACCTTCTGGCGGGAGTCGACCTCTGCGGAGGTCTACACCCTCTCCGCCCTCTTCCTCGCCCTTCTTCTGGTGCTGCTCCCCGAGCGCCCGAACGGGCGGCGGTGGCTTCTGGGGGGATACGTCTGGGGGCTGGCGCTCACGAATCACATCGCCCTCGCCCTTCTCGCCCCGGCCTGGCTGATCCAGGCGGCGCGCCGAGGCCGCCCGTCGCGGGGCACGCTCGCGGCGTCGGCGCTGCTCTTCCTCATGGGGCTCACTCCCTATCTCGTCCTCCCGGTTCGCGCGTCTCTCCATCCGCTCTGGAACTGGGGGAATCCCTCCACGGTGGATGGGCTTCTCGCCCACGTCACCGGCCAAGGATACTGGGATTATCTGGGTGGCGGGGGCCTCTCCCGGGTTTGGGCGTGGGCGTCCGGGCTCTCCTGGCAGATGAGCCCTCTCCTGTGGGTCGCTCTCCCTTTGGGGCTACTCCTCCTCCGGCGGGGGCGGCGGGACCTTCTTCTTCTCGTACTCGGCGGTTCCCTTCTCAGCCTCGGTTACACCTTTCACTTCGGAATCCACGATCCCGAGGCGTATTTTCTCCCGGTCTATCTGCTCTTCGCGCTTCCCTTCGCGCTCGCCGTCGACGGGGGGGCGCGGCGTTTCGGGCCGTGGGCGCTCGTCGCCGCCGCGCTGCTGGTCGGCGCGCAGGCGGTCCGGAACGCGCCGCTCGATAACCGCCGCGGGCCTGGGATTCTCGCCCGCTTCGTCGAGGACGCCCTCGCCGCCGTCGAGGAGGGGGGGGGCCTCGTGACCGAGGGGGACGCGGAAACCTTCGGATTAGTTTATAGTACGACGGTTGAGAAAAAAAGAACCGACGTCACCCTTTGGAATCCCGTTCTGGACATCCTGCCCGAGGGGCCTCTCTTTCGGGCGGTTCCCCCGCGGGGGCGCGGGCCCCTCTGGAAGGGGGAGACGCTCCGGCGCGCGATCGCCGGGGGGAGGCCGGTCTACACGATCATCGAGAGCGACCCACTCCGCCCGGCGGGGGCGCGCCTCGAGCCGTGGGGGATCCTCTACCGGTATCTGCCGACCGGGGTCCCGGTGCCGGATAGCCGGGACGCGCTCTGGGCGAGGATCGAGGCGGAAGGGTATCCCCGGATCGGGCGGGGGGACGGCTATCTGTCGAAAATCCTCGCCGCGACCTATCCTCTCCAGAGGGCCAGGCACCTTCTCCTTCGGGGCGCGCGTGAGGAAGCCCTCCTCCTGATCGGGGAGGCCGCGAGGATCGGTGATGGGATCGCGCCGGTTTTAAACAACGCCGCCCTCGCCTACCGCCGCGCCGGCGAGAACGACAGAGCCCGCTCCCTGCTCGCCCGGGCGGAGGAGACCGCCTCGGATCTCCTGCCGACGATCAACCTCGCCCGCATCGACCGGGAGGAGGGACTCGGGGATCGGGCGGAAGAGCGTTACCGGCGCGTCGCCGAAGCGGACCGGCGGCTACGCTACACGGCACTTCTGGAGCTGGGAGAACTGCTCCTCGAAACGGGACGTGCGGAGGAAGCGGATCTCCTCTTCCAGGACGCGGAGGTGGAGCGCCCGGGCGAGACGGCGCCGATCCTCGGCATGGCCCGCGCGCGGATCGAAAGGGGGGATCTGGCGGGGGCGGCCCCCCAGTTGGCCCGCGCCGACCACATCCGCCCCGGCATGATCCGGATCGGTGATTTCCTCGTCGCCGATTGGAGGGAGAGGAGCGGCGACCCGGACGAAGCGGAGAGGATCTACCGCGTCCTCGCCGGCGATCCCCCCCGGGACGCCGAAGCGCTCCGTCTCCTGGCGCTCCTCCGTTCCGAGAGGGGCGCCCCGGAGGAGGCGGACTCTCTCTTCGACGAGGCGCGGCGTCTGGATCCCGCCGATCCGGAGACGGACAACGCCGAGGCGTGGGCGCTCTATCGGAGAGGCGGCGACCCGGAGAGGGCGCTCCTTCTCGTCCGGCGCGCGCGGGAAAAAGACGGTTCGAACGCTTCCTACGCGGACACGGAGGGGGCGATTCTCCTCCGGCTCGGCCGGAACGAGGAGGCGGTCGACGTCCTCCGCGAGGCGTTTCGTCTCGGCCTCCGAAACGCCGCCCTCCGCTACCGACTCGGTGTCGCTCTCGCTCGGAGCGGACGTTCGGGAGAGGCGGCGCCTCACCTCCGCATCGCCCTTTCCCTCGACCCAAAATCGCCGCACGCCGCCGAAGCGCGGAAGATTCTTTCGAAGTAA
- a CDS encoding alkaline phosphatase family protein: protein MKRILSALPLLLALAGCSGRETPLPERIVLLGVDAADPRILEALRSRGELPHFDRLMREGVVMDLAVDPPLFSPRVWTTLLTGFHSDHHGVESFTLPVGEEGKRIPVTSNLVRRRRVWDIFGEAGIDVGVVGHWVTWPAEPVNGFLLSNYTWPPAHGFEKEWEPDASWDSIGARTWPEGLEETVGDAVGEERYFREADFRGADRLDPALRHFLRKDLAFANAGFALWEERRPRFFTLYLESTDFFPHRLWMFHRYYEATRHGGSMEGLPVPDPTPPDRMTETLGPMVGETYRLADRVLGAVLERVDLSRDVVVVVSDHGFRTYGEGTEVHVGDERWMEIPFWHGETGLLIAAGPPFRRGARGGAVRPEDLTPLLLAAAGLPVGRDMDGRVPEEALDRRFLRDHPVLRVATYEKDEGMGSEERPIESPFDDEVRDKLRALGYID from the coding sequence ATGAAACGAATTCTATCGGCCCTTCCGCTCCTTCTCGCGTTGGCGGGGTGCTCCGGCCGCGAAACGCCGCTGCCGGAACGGATCGTTCTGCTCGGCGTGGACGCCGCCGATCCGCGGATCCTCGAAGCGCTTCGTTCCCGAGGGGAACTTCCCCACTTCGACCGGCTCATGCGGGAAGGGGTGGTCATGGACCTGGCCGTCGATCCCCCCCTCTTCTCGCCCCGGGTATGGACGACCCTCTTGACCGGCTTCCATTCCGACCACCACGGCGTGGAGAGCTTCACCCTACCCGTCGGCGAGGAGGGGAAGCGGATTCCGGTCACCTCCAACCTGGTCCGCCGGCGCCGTGTGTGGGACATTTTCGGCGAGGCGGGGATCGACGTAGGCGTGGTCGGTCACTGGGTCACCTGGCCGGCGGAGCCGGTGAACGGCTTTCTCCTCTCCAACTACACATGGCCCCCGGCGCACGGCTTCGAGAAGGAGTGGGAGCCGGACGCGTCCTGGGACAGCATCGGCGCACGCACATGGCCGGAGGGGCTCGAGGAAACGGTCGGCGACGCGGTCGGGGAGGAACGCTACTTTCGGGAGGCGGACTTCCGGGGCGCGGATCGCCTCGACCCGGCGCTCCGCCACTTTCTCCGCAAGGACCTCGCATTCGCGAACGCCGGTTTCGCGCTCTGGGAAGAGCGACGCCCCCGCTTTTTTACGCTTTATCTGGAAAGCACCGATTTCTTTCCCCATAGACTTTGGATGTTTCACCGGTACTATGAGGCCACGCGCCACGGCGGCTCCATGGAGGGGCTGCCCGTTCCGGACCCGACCCCGCCGGATCGGATGACCGAGACGCTCGGCCCGATGGTGGGGGAGACCTACCGGCTCGCGGACCGGGTGCTCGGCGCCGTGCTGGAGAGGGTGGACCTCTCCCGCGATGTCGTCGTGGTCGTTTCCGATCACGGCTTCCGCACCTACGGTGAGGGGACGGAGGTCCATGTCGGGGACGAGCGGTGGATGGAGATCCCCTTCTGGCACGGCGAAACCGGTTTGCTGATCGCGGCCGGGCCCCCTTTCCGCCGGGGCGCGCGGGGCGGTGCGGTTCGGCCCGAGGATTTGACCCCGCTTCTCCTCGCCGCCGCCGGGCTTCCCGTGGGCAGGGACATGGACGGCCGCGTGCCGGAGGAGGCGCTGGACCGGCGTTTTTTACGGGACCACCCGGTTCTTCGCGTCGCGACCTACGAGAAGGATGAGGGGATGGGGAGCGAGGAGCGGCCGATCGAGTCCCCCTTCGACGACGAGGTGCGGGATAAGTTGAGGGCTCTTGGATACATCGATTGA
- a CDS encoding sulfatase: protein MSRRLGIVLLVGIALACAGKPGEKARGVLLVTIDTCRADRIGAYGNGAACTPTLDRLAREGAQFADCFVQVPTTLSSHATILTSLYPRTHGVPRNGFTLGEDVRTVTQVFAERGFRTAAFVGAFPLSRSFGLDRGFEVYDDDTESRPEGGELERSADRVTERAVEWLAGVGDEPFFLWVHYFDPHWPYAPPEPYGRVRRPPSTPYDPADLDDVMAIRFGRVPFGGDDLEAFFAAYDGEIAFVDRNLDRLLDAVPEKRRGDLLTVVTGDHGEGFGEHRYWFDHGDFLWESSIHVPLILHAPLLIGGGRLVEGPVRLLDLAPTILEAAGIGAPGHYEGESLMPALSGRLDSRIVISEASKPWNVEMRGEYRNAYKSKSVRTDRWKYMVTPYQGKTELYDLEEDPREGRNLIHREQEEAERLSKTLLDWIHQKDPRVEAEDLTADDEIREKLKSLGYF from the coding sequence ATGTCGCGGCGGCTCGGAATCGTTCTTCTTGTGGGGATCGCCCTCGCCTGCGCCGGCAAGCCCGGGGAGAAGGCGCGCGGCGTCCTGCTGGTCACCATCGACACCTGCCGGGCGGATCGGATCGGCGCCTACGGAAACGGCGCCGCCTGCACGCCCACGCTCGACCGGCTCGCCCGGGAGGGAGCGCAGTTCGCCGATTGTTTCGTCCAGGTTCCCACCACTCTTTCCTCACATGCGACGATCCTCACCTCCCTCTACCCGCGCACCCACGGCGTGCCGAGGAACGGTTTCACTCTCGGGGAGGATGTCCGCACGGTGACGCAGGTTTTCGCCGAGAGGGGCTTCCGGACCGCCGCCTTCGTCGGCGCTTTCCCCCTCAGCAGGAGCTTCGGGCTCGATCGGGGATTCGAGGTGTACGACGACGATACCGAGTCGCGGCCGGAGGGGGGGGAGTTGGAGAGGAGCGCGGACCGCGTGACGGAGCGCGCCGTGGAATGGCTCGCCGGAGTGGGGGACGAGCCCTTCTTTCTCTGGGTGCACTATTTCGATCCTCACTGGCCCTACGCGCCGCCCGAACCGTACGGGCGGGTGCGACGCCCGCCGTCCACCCCATACGACCCGGCGGATCTGGACGACGTGATGGCGATCCGCTTCGGCCGCGTCCCCTTCGGCGGTGACGATCTGGAGGCGTTCTTCGCCGCCTATGACGGGGAGATCGCCTTCGTGGACCGGAACCTGGATCGGCTTCTCGATGCGGTGCCGGAGAAGAGGCGGGGGGACCTGCTCACGGTGGTGACCGGCGACCACGGCGAGGGTTTCGGCGAGCATCGGTACTGGTTCGATCACGGCGATTTTCTTTGGGAGAGCTCGATCCACGTCCCGCTCATTTTACACGCGCCCCTGCTGATCGGGGGAGGGCGTCTGGTCGAGGGGCCGGTCCGCCTTCTCGATCTGGCGCCCACGATCCTCGAGGCGGCGGGGATCGGCGCGCCCGGTCATTACGAAGGGGAGAGCCTGATGCCCGCGCTCTCCGGGCGTCTCGATTCGCGGATCGTAATCAGCGAGGCGAGCAAGCCCTGGAACGTGGAGATGCGCGGCGAGTACCGGAACGCCTACAAGTCGAAATCGGTCCGCACGGACCGATGGAAATACATGGTCACCCCCTATCAGGGAAAGACCGAACTCTACGATCTGGAGGAGGATCCTCGGGAAGGCCGCAACCTGATTCACAGGGAGCAGGAGGAGGCGGAGCGGCTCTCGAAAACCCTGCTCGATTGGATCCATCAGAAAGACCCCCGCGTCGAGGCGGAGGACCTGACCGCGGACGACGAGATTCGGGAGAAACTGAAATCGCTCGGGTATTTTTGA
- a CDS encoding valine--tRNA ligase, with translation MAVSTEKELMATELPKIYDPSAVEKRWQEFWEKNDVFRTDEGSGKEPFVILIPPPNVTGVLHMGHVLTYTIQDIVIRFRRMQGREALWLPGMDHAGIATQNVVEKMLRKEGKSRHDLGRDAFVKHVWDWKERHGGRIFQQFRRLGASFDMNRFVFTLDESYSRAVVRVFVSLYEKGLIYRGNYIAGWCPRCHTVLSDEEVDHHERKGRLWYVRYPLEGGGGDLTVATTRPETMLGDSGIAIHPDSERTRHLKGKRAVLPLVGRSLPIVEDERVDPEFGTGCVKVTPAHDPLDFELGKTHGLEEIRILKEDATVVEGYGAYSGLSREEARKAIVRDLEEQGYLVKTEDHRHAVGRCYRCDTDVEPWLSTQWFVSMKRLAEPALDAVRDGRVEIFPDRWRKVYFHWMENIRDWCVSRQLWWGHRIPAYHCVDCGHVMVREERPERCSQCASSNLNQDPDVLDTWFSSWLWPFATLGWPDREKRLETFFPSHLMVTGSEILFFWVARMIMSSIEFLGEPPFAKVYLHGIVRDKKGRKLSKSLGNSPDPIDVLDRVGADAVRFATILNTPPGQDQIFSEENLETGRRFANKIWNAARFALPHLEGVKDANRDPAGLDLPERWIRSRLTAAQRAATEHLEATRLNEAAYAVYDFFWHELCDWYLEMSKGALFGEGEDAPVRETLLRVLREGVLLLAPFLPHLAEELGERLGIDAPCVSVARWNDGAEGFRDEAAEREMAAVAELVTSVRTLRSESNIPPKEEVPVAVRFLDESVRDAVERYGDLARGLARIGSLELGVAERPKGSVAHVTGALEVFLPLAGLVDIDKERQRLAKEEERLGRELEKTARKLMNKEYLSKAPPEVVEKDRDRERRFAEMRGRVRENLRGLSE, from the coding sequence ATGGCCGTTTCAACGGAGAAGGAGCTTATGGCCACGGAACTTCCGAAAATATACGATCCCTCCGCCGTCGAGAAGAGATGGCAGGAGTTTTGGGAGAAGAACGACGTTTTCCGGACCGACGAGGGGAGCGGGAAAGAGCCCTTCGTCATCCTGATCCCCCCGCCGAACGTTACCGGTGTCCTGCACATGGGGCACGTCCTCACCTACACGATCCAGGATATCGTCATCCGTTTCCGGCGCATGCAGGGGCGGGAGGCGCTCTGGCTTCCCGGCATGGACCACGCGGGGATCGCCACGCAGAACGTGGTGGAGAAGATGCTCCGCAAGGAGGGGAAGAGCCGCCACGATCTCGGACGGGACGCTTTCGTGAAGCATGTATGGGATTGGAAGGAACGGCACGGCGGCCGGATCTTCCAACAGTTCCGCCGTCTCGGCGCCTCTTTCGACATGAACCGTTTCGTCTTCACCCTCGACGAATCCTACTCCCGCGCCGTCGTCCGGGTTTTTGTCTCTCTTTATGAGAAGGGTCTCATCTATCGCGGCAACTACATCGCCGGTTGGTGCCCCCGCTGCCACACCGTTCTCTCCGACGAGGAGGTGGATCACCACGAACGGAAGGGGCGGCTCTGGTACGTGCGCTATCCCCTCGAAGGGGGGGGAGGGGACCTGACGGTCGCCACCACGCGACCGGAGACGATGCTCGGCGATTCCGGCATCGCGATTCATCCCGACAGCGAGCGAACCCGGCATCTCAAGGGAAAACGCGCCGTGCTTCCGCTGGTGGGGCGCTCTCTGCCGATCGTCGAGGACGAAAGGGTCGATCCGGAATTCGGCACCGGTTGCGTCAAGGTGACCCCCGCCCACGATCCGCTCGATTTCGAGTTGGGGAAGACCCACGGCCTCGAGGAGATCCGGATCCTAAAGGAGGACGCGACCGTCGTCGAGGGGTACGGGGCATACAGCGGCCTTTCCCGGGAGGAGGCGCGTAAGGCGATCGTCCGGGATCTGGAGGAGCAGGGGTATCTCGTGAAGACGGAGGACCATCGTCACGCCGTCGGCCGCTGTTACCGTTGCGACACCGACGTGGAGCCCTGGCTCTCGACCCAGTGGTTCGTCTCGATGAAGCGGCTCGCCGAGCCGGCGCTCGACGCGGTCCGCGACGGCCGGGTGGAGATCTTCCCCGACCGCTGGCGGAAGGTCTACTTCCATTGGATGGAAAACATTCGGGACTGGTGCGTGAGCCGCCAGCTTTGGTGGGGTCATCGGATCCCGGCGTACCACTGCGTCGACTGCGGACACGTGATGGTGCGGGAGGAGCGGCCGGAGCGCTGCTCCCAGTGCGCGTCGAGCAACCTGAACCAGGATCCGGACGTGCTCGACACCTGGTTCTCCTCCTGGCTTTGGCCCTTCGCCACCCTCGGCTGGCCGGACCGGGAGAAGCGCCTGGAGACCTTCTTCCCGAGCCATCTGATGGTGACCGGGAGCGAAATCCTCTTCTTCTGGGTCGCCAGGATGATCATGTCCTCCATCGAGTTCCTCGGCGAGCCCCCCTTCGCCAAGGTCTACCTGCATGGGATCGTCCGGGATAAGAAAGGGAGAAAACTGTCCAAATCGCTCGGCAACTCGCCCGACCCGATCGACGTGCTCGACCGCGTCGGCGCCGACGCGGTCCGATTCGCCACCATTTTGAACACGCCGCCGGGCCAGGACCAGATCTTCTCCGAAGAGAACCTCGAGACGGGCCGCCGCTTCGCCAACAAGATCTGGAACGCCGCCCGCTTCGCCCTTCCCCACCTGGAGGGGGTGAAGGATGCGAATCGGGATCCCGCCGGACTCGACCTGCCGGAGCGGTGGATTCGGAGCCGCCTGACCGCGGCGCAGCGCGCGGCCACGGAGCATCTCGAGGCGACCCGCCTGAACGAGGCGGCTTACGCCGTATACGATTTCTTCTGGCATGAACTGTGCGACTGGTACCTGGAGATGAGCAAGGGCGCTCTTTTCGGCGAGGGGGAGGATGCGCCGGTCCGCGAGACCCTTCTGCGTGTCCTTCGGGAAGGCGTGCTGCTTCTCGCCCCCTTCCTGCCGCACCTGGCGGAAGAACTGGGCGAGCGGCTCGGGATCGATGCGCCCTGCGTCTCCGTCGCCCGATGGAACGACGGCGCGGAGGGCTTCCGAGACGAAGCGGCGGAGAGGGAGATGGCCGCGGTGGCGGAGTTGGTCACGTCGGTCCGCACCCTCCGATCCGAGTCGAACATCCCGCCGAAGGAAGAGGTTCCCGTAGCGGTCCGCTTTCTGGACGAAAGCGTGCGCGACGCGGTGGAGCGCTACGGCGATCTCGCGCGCGGTCTCGCCCGGATCGGGTCGCTGGAACTGGGCGTGGCGGAGCGTCCCAAGGGATCCGTCGCCCACGTGACCGGCGCGCTGGAGGTCTTCCTCCCCCTCGCCGGCCTGGTGGACATCGACAAGGAGAGGCAGCGCCTCGCCAAAGAGGAGGAGCGCCTCGGCCGCGAGCTGGAAAAGACCGCCCGCAAGTTGATGAACAAAGAGTATCTTTCCAAGGCGCCCCCCGAGGTGGTCGAGAAGGACCGGGACCGGGAGCGCCGCTTCGCCGAGATGCGCGGCCGCGTGCGGGAGAACCTGCGCGGGCTTTCCGAGTAG